The window ACTTAAAAATGTACATGTAGAGAAAGTGAGCTTTGTGTTTTAGGTTCTGTCATTGTCAAAATACCGTGAAAGTAATGCTTGCAAGAATCATCACCTCATACTGTAAACATGTTGTATATCAATAAGAAATTGAGCAGTTTCTTGTTTTGCTTCTGTTGATCGAGAGGTCGACTATGTTCCTATAGAGACAGCAAATTGCAAGTTTGTTTTGGCTGCACTGTACTATAAAGTACGCTATAAACAACATTCAttgtagaaaaagaaatatattcctccCACCAGGTAGGGACTCAAAAGCGTCGTCAACAAATTATGCTACGCCATTTTCCTTTAGTTTTGCATCTTCATAATGACACCAAGGAGCGTTGgcctatatatatcaatattctgACTCAACCACatgtgaaaatataattatagttGTCAAATGCAAATGACGGACAACTGGAActatatcattaatgaataaatggaagTAGTTTCATACTTTGAGTCTGCCAGGAAATAAAGACATCTCTCACAGTTTTGCTGATGATAATCTGTTCCACAGATGATCAATGACTCTTAGGTAATATGATTCTTTATCCAATGTGCTATAGTACATAATAATAGATAAAGCCAACTTCCCTCTAAACTGTTGAACTGAGTTCTATTTTTCCATTCCTTCTTtccctcaaagagagagagagagagagagaggagaggaagagagagcgagagagagagagacgagagagatgagagagagagagagagagaggactgctaCTTGCCACCCTTAGACCAAAAATCTGATTTCCTCcaaattttttttcaacaggGTCCCTTTTTTCTTAACATATTTTAAACAGAGTGGCCGACTGGATTTGGGTGGCCCTAGGTGTGCAAGTGGGGTCCCCCCAGAGGGAGGCCAAAGTCTGAAAcacttaatctaacctaacctgtcCTAACTTACCCTGAACGTAACATAACCAAACCTAAACTAAGCtaggctaacctaacctaacaaaatgtctgcttcttccttccctttctcCAGTCTCCTCCTCCATCCATCAATCTGTTCCCTTCCACCAATTCCTCAAATTCTCtttggttcctcctcctcctcttcctcctcctattaTTCGCGTCATGAAGTGTCAATTTGAACCTGATGTTATTGCTGCTTCTCTTATCACTATTACTGATGTTTCTTTCATTCTATTCCCTTCTCTTAACTGATCTTGTTCTCTTCTTCTCAGATTGTCTCTTCTTGAAGTCTTCTGCAAAATGGCTTCCTCAGCACCTGCTATTTCTTCGAATGACTCGAGAAATTTGAGACTGGGAATGTTTGTGAAGAAGTATGGAAAGAAGGTGGTTCACCTCATATACACCTTCCACTTTCTCCATGGACAACACAGGAGCATCCTAGAGATTCTCACTGACAACCAAGTTCCACTACAAGGGAGGAGATGTCCCTTCAACGACCAGGATATCAGAGATCTTACACAGAAGCTTCCAGAAGATCTGGACATCACATTAATGAATAAAGTCTGCCAGGTTCTTTGGCAAAAGGGGGTGAATGACCCTGGAGATGAATTAAAAGGGTTatcaagaaagataaaaaatgagAGCAACTTTTTTAGCCACGAAGATCCTCATATGTCAGAACCAGAATTGGAAAGTAAACTCAGAGACTTTCAAGCAACGCTCGATGAAACTCTTTATAAAATCGAGTCTCtctttccatctcactttcctgaCATTTACCAGCTTAAAGCAGAGATCCATGATGCTGTCCCAAAGCTCCTAGGAAAGGTCCGTGAGAAACATGATCCCTCAGATCCCATGGATGTACAAAGTTTTAAACGGGAAATATTAGAGTTTAGGAGTGAGATCTATGACTTGATACAAGAATCATCTGAAGCAGAACTCCTGTCTCTTAATGAACGCCTGTCAGATTTTGCCCTACGACTGGCTCGCTCAGTATGGTACTACAGATCCAAGTAACATTGTGGTCTCTTTACAAGTGGAATATGATAAGGAGTTGAATAGAAGTCACCATGGTAATAAAAGTATCATTGTAAATCAAAaggaaatcttcaacattaaagACCGAATGGGAAAAGACCCTGAAGTTGTGATTATATCTGGCGATGCAGGTTCTGGAAAGACCACAATTCTTTGTTCCTATGCAGAGGAATGGTGCAAGAAGACGATGGATGTGCCAGAACTCTCTTCCTTCCCATTTCTGCTCTGTATGCAGTTCAGGAACCATGACCACGACAACTTTGATGACTACCTTAAAAGCTCACTTCCAAACACTGTTGCTGGATTTCCCTTTGACCTTGTCAAATCGGTAGTCCTGCGTTCAAAGTGTTTGGTCTTGTGCGATGGCTATAATGAGGCCAATGAGAATTCAAGAAAACtctttcaagattttttaaaactgaattcaaataagaTGAAGTTTATTGTCACAACATGGCCAGGGAATACCGAGAGACTAGAAAAAATTGTGAACAATGGCCAACGTTCCAGAATCAACCTCAAAGTTTCGGGTCTTCAGGAAGAGGATATGAAATTGCTCGCAGAAAAGCTCATTGGTCACCTGGTGAAAGATAATATCACCCAACAGGAGCAAATGAAAGAGGAGCTGCTTcagaaaatagaagaaatgaaTGCTGACACTAGAACCATCCTGCAAACCCCACTGTATTTCAACTTGTTCGTTCTCCTTTACATTGAGTGTCCAGATGAAATGAGCACCAGGACAACAGTCTACTTACAGCTGAGAAggcacaagatcaagagaatctcCCACAAGACAGGAATCTCTGAGGAATCGCTGGAGAAATTTGATGCACTGTACAGAAAATGGTGTCTGAAACATTACCttgaggaaaaatatgaatattccgAGGCAGATGTGAGAAGCTTTGAAGAGGAGATTAGGCAAACGTTACCTGAAGTACTTCAGAACTTTGATGCCATCATGTCGTCCTATTTCTccataagaaaacaaagaagaatcacAGGCCAGTGTCAATGTCTACTGCCACAGACACAGAAGTGAGCAGGAGTTTGCAGCTGCAGGCAGCATCTGCGATGACATTGTCACATCAAGTAAAAGGACACAAGGAGGAAACACTGTTTGGGATGTCCTGCTTTCGGTAGGATCCTGGGATGTAAGTGATCCAAGACAGTTATTTATGAGATTCAGAGAAGTGATTTTCTTCATACCAGGAATACTTTACAGCACTGAGAGAGATGTGCTGTATGATACAATAGAGGAGATACATGAACTCTATATATTATTCAGAGTctttggtgatgatgatgatgatgacgatgagggACATGATGGAGTTTATAGAGGACATGATGCTCTTTTGGACCCATGTATTGAAACCAAACTGGACGATAAGGTTTTGGAATCACTTGTGTCACAGATGAGAAAAACTTCTCTGAAGGACCAAGTCACATTCCAAGAACCCAAGAGCCTTTATGTCCTACCGTCCTTGCTGCCTAAACTGAGGCCTAAAAGGATTAAATTGGACTTTTCATCTTCAATACCGCGAAGAAACATCCCACACCTCATTCAGACTCTGAAGTCTGCTGCCAATAACAACTTTGGCACAGCGGTTGAGCTTTTGATGTATCTAAGTGACTGGGCACAACTTCCAGGACAGGaaaaggacgaggaggaggaggaccaggtTTTGCCTCCAGTGGATAAATTACGTAAGTAGGAACTTCCTCAACCTTTACTCCTTTAATTGTAAAGTAATAAAACCTTCATCCTGAAATAGAAAACCTttagctttttattcattatttacttcttcttcatctttgataATGACCTCCTCATGAGTTACTCAAGATGTAGAAAAActcagaagaagaaatgaaaggaaagtagCAATGTCACCAAACTGCCTGTTTCTTCTGGAAAGATATTTTAAAGAGTCATGTAAATACATTGGCATGTGCAGGCTTTTCTCTctgttactaatatatatagatatatatataattatatatatatatatatatgatatatatatatatatataattatatatatatatatgtatatatctatatataatatattatataatataatataacaaaataaaaaacaacagtcTAGTTATCTTGCTCTTttctatttagttattattattgttttcatccAACAGAACTGGACATTAAGGATGACGGATCCGAAGACTTGGAGATCCTGAGGAGGTTGAGGCTCTTTTCTCTCGCGACTCCACCAAAGGAATTACTGAGATTCGTCTACTACATGAGGTCTGCTCctcgcgccgcccaggtcctcaacAGGACTTTGTTTCCAACAACCAGGgaagaagaagggggaggaggcACCACTCATTTATGGGTTCGCTTAGATAAAGgtgagtagtagtagtggtggtggtggtggtggtaacgGTAGCATCAAAAGTCAACCGTCacgaaagaaactgttcttattccttttcctccttcttcttcttcctcttcctcctcctcttccattaGAAacagaatggaaagaaaaagaaggagaataagaagaagaagaagcaacaggcaaggaaaaggaagacttgaaaaataatgtctctctctctctctctctctctctctctctctcctctctctcatgataaataataataataataataataataataataataataataataataataattatattgaaattAACTACATTTTATGCTATTTCTCTTTTAATCTCCTCCTGATTATTATTTCCTCTCAATTATCATagtacttcttcttcttagtaattatatatatatatatatatatatatatatatatatatatatatatatatatatatatatatatatatatatatatatgtatatatataaagagagagagaagcgagagagagattgagaggggagatgagagagagatagagaggagcgagaggagactggaagaggagtgggaaggaatgagagagagagagagagtgggtgggttGAGGAAGACGGAACAACCACCtaatgaaaagaaagaggaacgaaaggaaggaagagaggaaggcGAGAGAATGGAAAGAgagcaaaggaagaagaagaagaagaagaaaaaccgaCCTTATTTaagggagggaaagagacagagagaaagagagagaagaatcactgATTGATAGCCGATATGTGGGGGGAAGAAATATATAGTACTGGCTCCTCTCCATTGTTACTTAGTTATTAGGGGcataaatacttttcagttgttcAGTACTGACTGACTGGCTTCTTCTCCGCTAGTTCCAGTTCAgtgcttttctttctctctctctctatctatatatatatatatatatatatatatatatatatatatattatatatatatatatatatatatatatatatatatatatatagatacatatatatatatatatatatatatatatatatatatatatatatatatataatatatgtatctatatatatatatatatatctatatatatatatatattatatatatatatatatatatatatatatatatatatttattaccacCTCCTCTGCTGACCTACTCTTACTCTTGctcaacactcacacacacacacacacacacacacacacaaacgactcACTATATTAAAGACAATCAGCATAACTAAtctgttaatatttttgttatatttccttgtatatataatatatatatagtatatatatatatatatatatggatatatatatatatatatatatactaatataatatatatatatatctttataataaatatatatatatatatatatatatatatccgtatatatatatatatatagtatagtatatatatatatagtctagatatatatatatatgtgttgagttatatatatatagtatatatatatatatatatatatatatatatatgatatatatatatatatatatatatatatatatatatatatatatatatatatatatatatatatatatatatatacatatatatatctatatatatatatatatatatatatatatatatatatatatatatatatatatatacatattatatatatatatatatatatatatatatatatatatatatatatatatatatatatatatatctatatatatatatatatatatataggatataatatacaaggaaaatataacaaaaattattaacagaTTAGTTATGCTGATTGTCTTTAATATAGTgagtcgtttgtgtgtgtgtgtgtgtgtgtgtgtgtgtgtgagtgttgagCAAGAG is drawn from Macrobrachium nipponense isolate FS-2020 chromosome 47, ASM1510439v2, whole genome shotgun sequence and contains these coding sequences:
- the LOC135204459 gene encoding uncharacterized protein LOC135204459, translating into MRFREVIFFIPGILYSTERDVLYDTIEEIHELYILFRVFGDDDDDDDEGHDGVYRGHDALLDPCIETKLDDKVLESLVSQMRKTSLKDQVTFQEPKSLYVLPSLLPKLRPKRIKLDFSSSIPRRNIPHLIQTLKSAANNNFGTAVELLMYLSDWAQLPGQEKDEEEEDQVLPPVDKLQLDIKDDGSEDLEILRRLRLFSLATPPKELLRFVYYMRSAPRAAQVLNRTLFPTTREEEGGGGTTHLWVRLDKGSPADITLLLRSLTVPSAPPLRRIGIRLPGGPKIGDDDVEEWKQLCKTKE